In Zingiber officinale cultivar Zhangliang chromosome 1A, Zo_v1.1, whole genome shotgun sequence, a genomic segment contains:
- the LOC122038499 gene encoding lactoylglutathione lyase isoform X1, with protein sequence MAAVPLISHRFSSLLRSSWRSPSTPKSFSLAIQQFHRFRPFCSSSMAASSSDPKESPSNNPGLHTELDDATKGYFLQQTMFRVKDPKVSLDFYSRVLGMSLLKRLDFPDMKFSLYFLGYENTASAPSDPTERTVWTFGQKATLELTHNWGTESDPEFKGYHNGNSEPRGFGHIGITVDDTYKACERFERLGVEFVKRPDDGKMKGIAFIKDPDGYWIEIFDLKTIGGVTSAAA encoded by the exons ATGGCCGCCGTTCCCCTCATCTCCCACCGCTTCTCCTCCTTGCTCCGTTCTTCCTGGAGATCGCCATCAACTCCCAAATCCTTCTCTCTCGCGATTCAG CAATTTCATCGATTCCGCCCATTTTGTTCATCATCGATGGCTGCGTCCTCGTCCGATCCCAAGGAATCCCCCTCCAACAACCCCGGCCTCCACACGGAGCTCGACGATGCCACCAAGGGATACTTCTTGCAGCAGACT ATGTTCAGAGTTAAAGATCCCAAAGTTAGTCTTGACTTTTACTCTCGCGTGTTGGGAATGTC CTTGCTGAAGAGATTGGATTTTCCTGACATGAAGTTCAGCTTGTACTTCCTTGGTTATGAG AATACTGCATCAGCACCATCTGATCCAACTGAAAGAACCGTGTGGACTTTTGGTCAGAAAGCTACACTTGAGCTTACACA CAACTGGGGAACAGAAAGCGATCCGGAATTTAAAGGCTACCATAATGGAAATTCAGAACCACGTGGCTTTG GCCATATTGGAATCACTGTTGATGACACATACAAAGCATGCGAGCGATTTGAACGTCTAGGGGTAGAGTTTGTGAAAAGACCTGATGATG GAAAAATGAAAGGCATTGCCTTCATTAAAGATCCTGATGGCTACTGGATTGAAATTTTTGACTTGAAGACTATAGGGGGTGTGACTTCTGCTGCTGCTTAA
- the LOC122038499 gene encoding lactoylglutathione lyase isoform X2, protein MAAVPLISHRFSSLLRSSWRSPSTPKSFSLAIQQFHRFRPFCSSSMAASSSDPKESPSNNPGLHTELDDATKGYFLQQTMFRVKDPKVSLDFYSRVLGMSLLKRLDFPDMKFSLYFLGYENTASAPSDPTERTVWTFGQKATLELTHFPCSLPIATGEQKAIRNLKATIMEIQNHVALAILESLLMTHTKHASDLNV, encoded by the exons ATGGCCGCCGTTCCCCTCATCTCCCACCGCTTCTCCTCCTTGCTCCGTTCTTCCTGGAGATCGCCATCAACTCCCAAATCCTTCTCTCTCGCGATTCAG CAATTTCATCGATTCCGCCCATTTTGTTCATCATCGATGGCTGCGTCCTCGTCCGATCCCAAGGAATCCCCCTCCAACAACCCCGGCCTCCACACGGAGCTCGACGATGCCACCAAGGGATACTTCTTGCAGCAGACT ATGTTCAGAGTTAAAGATCCCAAAGTTAGTCTTGACTTTTACTCTCGCGTGTTGGGAATGTC CTTGCTGAAGAGATTGGATTTTCCTGACATGAAGTTCAGCTTGTACTTCCTTGGTTATGAG AATACTGCATCAGCACCATCTGATCCAACTGAAAGAACCGTGTGGACTTTTGGTCAGAAAGCTACACTTGAGCTTACACA TTTCCCTTGCTCACTACCAATAGCAACTGGGGAACAGAAAGCGATCCGGAATTTAAAGGCTACCATAATGGAAATTCAGAACCACGTGGCTTTG GCCATATTGGAATCACTGTTGATGACACATACAAAGCATGCGAGCGATTTGAACGTCTAG